A genomic segment from Xyrauchen texanus isolate HMW12.3.18 chromosome 21, RBS_HiC_50CHRs, whole genome shotgun sequence encodes:
- the LOC127661618 gene encoding ADP-ribosylation factor-like protein 2-binding protein isoform X1, with amino-acid sequence MLFLPDTFKISTRSTVAVAAATSGRFMMDARETNLLGGNENIVETQNLEEEEFAVSKSSDADAEFDMVIGNIEDIIMEDEFQHLQQSFMEKYYLEFDNSEENKLSYTPIFNEYIKILENHLEQQLMERIPGFKIDNFTHSLKQHNDDVSGDILDILLTFTDFMAFKEMFIDYRAEKEGRGLDLSTGLVVKSLNHASCSPLHCSMASQSS; translated from the exons atgttgtttctacCGGACACGTTTAAAATAAGTACGCGTTCAACCGTTGCCGTGGCAGCAGCGACTTCTGGAAGATTTATGATGGATGCTCGAGAGACAA ATTTGCTGGGCGGAAACGAGAACATAGTTGAAACGCAGAATTTGGAGGAAGAGGAATTTGCAGTTTCAAA GTCATCAGATGCTGATGCAGAATTTGACATGGTAATTGGGAACATTGAAGATATTATAATgg AGGATGAATTCCAACATCTTCAGCAGTCTTTCATGGAGAAATATTATCTTGAGTTTGACAATTCAGAGGAGAACAAGCTCAGCTATACTCCTATATTTAATGAATAT ATTAAAATCCTAGAAAATCATTTGGAACAGCAGTTGATGGAACGAATACCTGGTTTCAAAATAGATAACTTCACCCATTCACTTAA GCAGCACAATGATGATGTCTCAGGTGACATACTTGACATACTTTTGACCTTCACTGACTTTATGGCCTTTAAAGAGATGTTCATTGATTACAGAGCA GAAAAGGAGGGTCGAGGATTAGACCTTAGTACCGGACTGGTGGTGAAGTCTTTAAATCATGCTTCCTGTTCCCCTTTGCACTGCAGCATGGCCTCACAATCTAGCTGA
- the LOC127661618 gene encoding ADP-ribosylation factor-like protein 2-binding protein isoform X2, whose protein sequence is MLFLPDTFKISTRSTVAVAAATSGRFMMDARETNLLGGNENIVETQNLEEEEFAVSKSSDADAEFDMRMNSNIFSSLSWRNIILSLTIQRRTSSAILLYLMNMQHNDDVSGDILDILLTFTDFMAFKEMFIDYRAEKEGRGLDLSTGLVVKSLNHASCSPLHCSMASQSS, encoded by the exons atgttgtttctacCGGACACGTTTAAAATAAGTACGCGTTCAACCGTTGCCGTGGCAGCAGCGACTTCTGGAAGATTTATGATGGATGCTCGAGAGACAA ATTTGCTGGGCGGAAACGAGAACATAGTTGAAACGCAGAATTTGGAGGAAGAGGAATTTGCAGTTTCAAA GTCATCAGATGCTGATGCAGAATTTGACATG AGGATGAATTCCAACATCTTCAGCAGTCTTTCATGGAGAAATATTATCTTGAGTTTGACAATTCAGAGGAGAACAAGCTCAGCTATACTCCTATATTTAATGAATAT GCAGCACAATGATGATGTCTCAGGTGACATACTTGACATACTTTTGACCTTCACTGACTTTATGGCCTTTAAAGAGATGTTCATTGATTACAGAGCA GAAAAGGAGGGTCGAGGATTAGACCTTAGTACCGGACTGGTGGTGAAGTCTTTAAATCATGCTTCCTGTTCCCCTTTGCACTGCAGCATGGCCTCACAATCTAGCTGA
- the LOC127661621 gene encoding plasmolipin-like isoform X1 codes for MADFPGKVNTQTSSHEPQRSFGFPSIGDANFIKTIPGILLLAEIVVGLLVWALISSTTYVTFTAYGWVMFVSVTLWFLSIALFIMLLLSLDEKLLSVPWPLVLFVFYAVATVLYLTAFLTDAISVPPNWHFFHGHLGASAFFAIVVTLLYTASSFFAYLGWRRHSQNAAATTVPV; via the exons ATGGCAGATTTTCCTGGGAAGGTTAACACACAGACAAGCTCACATGAACCTCAAAGAAGCTTTGGATTCCCTTCAATCGGTGATGCAAACTTCATCAAGACCATTCCTGGTATCCTTCTTCTGGCTGAGATT GTTGTTGGATTACTGGTGTGGGCACTGATTTCCAGTACTACCTACGTCACATTTACTGCCTATGGCTGGGTGATGTTTGTCAGCGTGACACTGTGGTTTCTAAGTATTGCCCTGTTCATCATGCTATTGCTGAGTTTGGATGAGAAGCTTCTGTCAGTGCCCTGGCCTTTAGTG CTCTTTGTGTTCTATGCAGTTGCAACTGTTCTGTACTTAACTGCCTTTTTGACTGATGCAATATCAGTTCCACCCAATTGGCATTTTTTCCATGGTCACCTGGGAGCTTCTGCA TTTTTTGCCATAGTGGTGACACTATTATATACAGCCAGCAGCTTCTTTGCCTACTTGGGTTGGAGGCGTCATAGCCAAAACGCAGCTGCAACCACAGTGCCTGTGTAG
- the LOC127661621 gene encoding plasmolipin-like isoform X2 has protein sequence MADFPGKVNTQTSSHEPQRSFGFPSIGDANFIKTIPGILLLAEIVVGLLVWALISSTTYVTFTAYGWVMFVSVTLWFLSIALFIMLLLSLDEKLLSVPWPLVLFVFYAVATVLYLTAFLTDAISVPPNWHFFHGHLGASAIFQMDSLRELLFL, from the exons ATGGCAGATTTTCCTGGGAAGGTTAACACACAGACAAGCTCACATGAACCTCAAAGAAGCTTTGGATTCCCTTCAATCGGTGATGCAAACTTCATCAAGACCATTCCTGGTATCCTTCTTCTGGCTGAGATT GTTGTTGGATTACTGGTGTGGGCACTGATTTCCAGTACTACCTACGTCACATTTACTGCCTATGGCTGGGTGATGTTTGTCAGCGTGACACTGTGGTTTCTAAGTATTGCCCTGTTCATCATGCTATTGCTGAGTTTGGATGAGAAGCTTCTGTCAGTGCCCTGGCCTTTAGTG CTCTTTGTGTTCTATGCAGTTGCAACTGTTCTGTACTTAACTGCCTTTTTGACTGATGCAATATCAGTTCCACCCAATTGGCATTTTTTCCATGGTCACCTGGGAGCTTCTGCA ATATTCCAAATGGACTCCCTAAGGGaacttctctttttataa